A window of Paenibacillus phoenicis genomic DNA:
GAAGAAAAACTGCTCCGCCTTTTCGTGAAAATGCCGGACTTCCTGGCTGTCCGGGGGCATTTTCTCATGGATAATGCTGCACTCCTCCCGATCCACCAGCCGCCAACCGTCGCAATTTCCGCCCCACACATAATGCTCTGCGTTCTGTTTACTGATCACGTCATTTCCATCCTCTCTGCGATAAAATGACGCAGCCGTGCATCCTCCCACTTATACAGCGTTAGCAGCGTTTCATAGTAAGCTTGGCGTTGTCGTTCATTGCCTTTTTGCAAATACGTTAGATCCATAAAGTTGTTCGTCATCCTTCCGCCCGCTGCAACGGTCTGGCCGTAACGCCTTCATGGGTCATTTGCACTGGCTGGATTCGCCCGTCCTCTTCAAATAACATGCGATCGATGCAAACCACGCGATGATTCGCATCGGTTTCACTGAGCGGCCGGCGGTGGTAAACGATGTACCACTCGTCGCTGCCCGGAATTTGCAGAAATCCGTGATGACCGGCGCCGGTGGCGATTTCCGGATCCTGCTGCAGAATCTTGCCTACGCGCTTGAACGGTCCAACCGGCGAATCGGACATGGCGTAGGCTACGGAATAATCCGGTCCGGTCCAGCCCCCCTCGGCCCACATGAAATAGTAAATGCCGTTCCGTTTGAACATGCAAGGCCCCTCAACATAATGATCCGGGGTGATCTCCTTGAACGTGGTTCCATCCTCGAACGTGTCCAGATGAATCATGTCCTCGGTCAGCTTCGCCACATTGCAATGTCCCCACCCCCCATAGTACAGGTAAGCGCTTCCGTCATCATCGAGAAAAACATGGGGGTCAATCGGCTGCGCGCCAAAATGAAACCGATCAATCAACGGCTTGCCCAGCGCATCCCGGTACGGACCCTCCGGCCGATCGGCAACCGCCACGCCGATTCCGCCCAGCTCCTCGTCACTTTGAATGTCGTTCGCAGCAAAATAATAATAGAACTTTCCGTTTCGTTCGATCGGCGACGGAGCCCATAGCGCCCGTCGCGCCCAAGCGATATCTTCCATCGTCAGGATGCGCTCAACCTTCGTCCACTCCGTCAAATCCGTGGAATAGAAAGCATCAAAAAACGTCTGTTCATCGTAAGGGGCCGAGTACGTCAGGTAAATCCAATACCGATCCTGAAAAATCCTCGCTTCCGGGTCCGCATACCAGCCTGTAAATAAGGGATTGCCGGATCTCTTGAGCTGCTCTTCGTTCATGGGGCTCCTCCTTTTTGCTTATTGCATCAACGGACACATAATGCTATATTCTCCGCCGCGGGTATCCATACCTGCATGGGATCATCCCGTCATCCCTAAAGAATACAAAACCGCCCTGCAATCCATGTACAGGACGGTTCCTTGGCGATTAAGATGTTATTTCACGCTCATGTAACGGTCGTAGGCGTCGGTGCGGATTTTCATCAGCTTCTCCAGGCCCATGTCGTTCAGCTTCTTTACGTAAGCGTCCCAGCCTTCGTCGATGCCCCCTTTCGTTACCCACTGGGCGCGCATCGTCGAAACATAAGTGTCGATGTCCGTGGTCAGGGTCGGGAGCTCCTGGAACTCCTCGGCCGTATACATGACATTCGGGAATGGCGTAGTCACGTATTCGCTGCCCATTTTGTCAATCTCCAGCTTCAGGCCGTCGCCAGCTTTCGGGTTAAGCACGATGTTCTTCTCGAAGGAAGGGCTGACGTATTTCGGTCCGAAATCCCGCAGCGATTGCTCCCAGTACCATGCGTCCGCGCTGGTGCCGGCCGGCGGATCCATCAAGGTGTAGGTGCCATCGTCATTCTTCTGAATGACCGTGCCAATCGCGCCCCAGAAGTTCTGGATGCTCGCTTCGTTGGTATAGAACTGGTCGGCCCAGCGGGCGGCCACTTCCGGATATTTGCAGGACGTCGTAATCAACAACTCGTTGCGGTTAAAACTCATGCCGTTCGGATTCCCCGGATTGTAACGCTTCCCGTCGGGACCTGCGATAGGCGGAATGGCGACATACTGATCACTCCATTTGCCAAACACCGCGTCCGGCGTCCACTGGTTCGTAAATCCGACGATCGGAGCATCCGCATTCTGCTGTTTCGCCGACGTCATCGTGGCATCCTGGGTGAACAACTCTTTGTCGATCAGGCCTTCCGCATACAGCTTATGGGCGAATTTCAAGCCTTCCTTGTACTCCTCGCTGGTTGGATAGAACACCGGTTTGCCATCCTTCACCAACATGTTATTGGCGTTGATGTCGGTAATGCCAAATGGATTCAGAAAATCCGGGGCCAACCCGGTTTCGGTATACGGAATTTCGTCCGCTTTCCCGTTGCCGTTCGGATCCTGCTCTTTAAACGCTTTCAACACGTTGTATAGATCATCAACCGTGTCCGGCACTTGGAGTCCCAATTTATCGAGCCAAGCCTTGTTAATGACCGGCTGGTTTTTCGTTTTCGGACGCGATGGCAGCCGGGTCGGCAAGGAATAGATTTTGCCGTCCGGGAACGTGCTGATCTTCTTCAGCTCCGGCGTCTCGGCCATCGCGGCTTTGAGGTTCGGCATGTATTGGTCAATGTACTCGTCCAGCGGACGGAAGTAACTTAAGTTATTCACGATATCGGAGTCGGAAAAAGTCTGGTCGCCTAATATAATGTCCGGCAGCGTGCCGCTGGCCAGCATGATCGATTTCTGCTCGTTCCAATCGTTCGAGGACACGACCTGCCATTCAATTTTGACATTCGTACTCTTCTCCAAATCCTTCAGCCACTGATTCTGGGTAAACGTATCGCCCATGTTCCCCCAGCGCATCGTCAACACCTTTAGCGTAACGGGTTCGTTTACGATCGGCAGCCCCTCTTTATTGAAGAAGCTCGTATCGCTTGGCGCCGGACTTCCGGAATCCGCGGATTTACCGCCGCCGCACCCTGCGAGGCCAAAGGCGAGCGCTCCCGCAAGAATCAGCGCGGTCCATTTTTTTACCGTGAATCTGCCTGTTTGTTTGCTCATTGCTCGTTCCCCCATTCTTTGATTGTACCATGCCTTACGGTGTCCAATTAGCTTTTGACCGCTCCGATCATCACCCCCTGATTGAAATATTTCTGCAGGAAGGGATACACGCACATGATCGGGACGGTGGCGATAATAATGACGGAGTAGCGCATCAGATTGGCGAGCCGAAGCGCGATTTGGGCTGCTTCCCCGGTCCCCATGCCGGACTGCATCTGGTTTGTGATCAGGATGTTGCGCAGGATCAGCTGCAGGGGATGCAGGTCCGGATTTTTTAAATAAATCAAAGCATTGAAGTAAGAGTTCCAGTAACCAACCGCGATCCATAGCCCCAGCACGGCGATGATCGCCTTGGACAGCGGCAGCACGATCTGGGCGAAATAACGGAGATTGCCGCAGCCGTCAATTTGCGCCGCCTCCCACAAATCCTCGGGAATGCTCGACTGAAAGAACGTCCTTGCAACGATGATATCGTACACGATCACGGAAAACGGCAAGACCATCACCAAAAACGTATCGTACAGATGGAAATCCCGGATCGTCAGGAAGGTTGGAATGAGTCCGCCGCTGAAAAACATCGTAAAGATGAAAAACAACGAAAGGAACTTCCGTCCGACCAGATCCTTCCGCGACAACGCGTACGCCGCTGACACGTTCACGATCAGGCCAATGGCCGTGCCTACTACCGTATACAATATCGTGTTTCGATAGCCGATCCAAATATTTTCGTGCTTCAGCAGCTCCTTATAGCCATCCAGGGTAAACCCCTTGGGAACAA
This region includes:
- a CDS encoding carbohydrate ABC transporter permease → MKMETAHSATNPAVQPINNRSSDRVMEVLLYVFAVLFLIVLIYPLYFIVIASFSDPSAVANGQVWFVPKGFTLDGYKELLKHENIWIGYRNTILYTVVGTAIGLIVNVSAAYALSRKDLVGRKFLSLFFIFTMFFSGGLIPTFLTIRDFHLYDTFLVMVLPFSVIVYDIIVARTFFQSSIPEDLWEAAQIDGCGNLRYFAQIVLPLSKAIIAVLGLWIAVGYWNSYFNALIYLKNPDLHPLQLILRNILITNQMQSGMGTGEAAQIALRLANLMRYSVIIIATVPIMCVYPFLQKYFNQGVMIGAVKS
- a CDS encoding glycoside hydrolase family 43 protein encodes the protein MNEEQLKRSGNPLFTGWYADPEARIFQDRYWIYLTYSAPYDEQTFFDAFYSTDLTEWTKVERILTMEDIAWARRALWAPSPIERNGKFYYYFAANDIQSDEELGGIGVAVADRPEGPYRDALGKPLIDRFHFGAQPIDPHVFLDDDGSAYLYYGGWGHCNVAKLTEDMIHLDTFEDGTTFKEITPDHYVEGPCMFKRNGIYYFMWAEGGWTGPDYSVAYAMSDSPVGPFKRVGKILQQDPEIATGAGHHGFLQIPGSDEWYIVYHRRPLSETDANHRVVCIDRMLFEEDGRIQPVQMTHEGVTARPLQRAEG
- a CDS encoding extracellular solute-binding protein translates to MSKQTGRFTVKKWTALILAGALAFGLAGCGGGKSADSGSPAPSDTSFFNKEGLPIVNEPVTLKVLTMRWGNMGDTFTQNQWLKDLEKSTNVKIEWQVVSSNDWNEQKSIMLASGTLPDIILGDQTFSDSDIVNNLSYFRPLDEYIDQYMPNLKAAMAETPELKKISTFPDGKIYSLPTRLPSRPKTKNQPVINKAWLDKLGLQVPDTVDDLYNVLKAFKEQDPNGNGKADEIPYTETGLAPDFLNPFGITDINANNMLVKDGKPVFYPTSEEYKEGLKFAHKLYAEGLIDKELFTQDATMTSAKQQNADAPIVGFTNQWTPDAVFGKWSDQYVAIPPIAGPDGKRYNPGNPNGMSFNRNELLITTSCKYPEVAARWADQFYTNEASIQNFWGAIGTVIQKNDDGTYTLMDPPAGTSADAWYWEQSLRDFGPKYVSPSFEKNIVLNPKAGDGLKLEIDKMGSEYVTTPFPNVMYTAEEFQELPTLTTDIDTYVSTMRAQWVTKGGIDEGWDAYVKKLNDMGLEKLMKIRTDAYDRYMSVK